A genomic stretch from Candidatus Vicinibacter proximus includes:
- a CDS encoding tetratricopeptide repeat protein, protein MRYLFIFSIFLFFSACQKHQTKLVLEVPELLERSHKLQYSIEWSETKNRFADLKHKLKQEPENIESKLQLCNLYISEARITGEHGYYYPTALAMTESILANKELKKDDEFMALSFKASVQLSLHDFKNALTTAQKAVQLNPHNAQIYGSLVDAYVELGNYDVAVEYADKMVSIRPDLRSYSRISYLREIHGLIDESIEAMKMAVEAGSPGSEEKSWAALQLAQLCFRYDKVREAESILNQILTERDDYPFAIAALAEINVKEKNYEEAERRLIEACQIIPEVSFCVNLAEIYKIQNRQEELDSILLVIKEMLNDDIANGHNMSLEYSKLFLDFYSDPTKAMEYIKKDLEMRPNNIDINLLLAKIYTFSKDKEKAEFAIEKAMATNSKNPEIIEISNELKAL, encoded by the coding sequence ATGAGATATTTATTTATATTTTCAATATTTTTATTTTTTTCAGCATGTCAAAAACATCAAACCAAATTGGTATTAGAAGTGCCGGAATTGTTAGAGAGATCGCACAAACTTCAATATTCTATTGAATGGTCGGAAACAAAAAACAGATTTGCGGATTTAAAACATAAATTAAAGCAAGAACCTGAAAATATTGAATCAAAATTACAATTGTGCAATCTTTATATTTCAGAAGCTAGAATCACAGGAGAACATGGGTATTATTATCCTACAGCTTTAGCCATGACAGAATCAATATTAGCCAATAAAGAATTGAAAAAAGACGATGAGTTCATGGCATTAAGTTTTAAGGCAAGTGTACAGTTGTCTTTGCATGATTTTAAAAATGCGCTGACCACAGCCCAAAAAGCGGTGCAATTAAACCCACACAATGCCCAAATTTATGGATCTCTGGTAGATGCGTATGTTGAACTTGGGAATTATGACGTGGCAGTAGAATATGCGGATAAAATGGTAAGCATTCGTCCGGATCTTCGATCTTATTCAAGAATATCGTATTTAAGAGAAATTCATGGTTTGATTGATGAATCCATCGAAGCTATGAAAATGGCGGTGGAAGCAGGAAGTCCTGGGAGTGAAGAAAAATCATGGGCTGCTCTCCAGCTTGCGCAACTATGTTTCCGCTATGATAAAGTGAGAGAAGCTGAATCTATTTTGAATCAAATTTTAACTGAACGAGATGATTATCCCTTTGCCATTGCTGCCTTGGCAGAAATCAATGTGAAGGAAAAAAACTACGAAGAAGCAGAGCGCAGATTAATTGAAGCCTGTCAGATAATTCCGGAAGTTTCTTTTTGTGTAAATCTGGCAGAAATTTATAAAATTCAAAATCGTCAAGAAGAATTGGATAGCATACTTCTGGTTATAAAAGAAATGCTGAATGACGATATTGCCAACGGTCATAATATGAGTCTTGAGTACTCCAAATTGTTTTTAGATTTTTATTCAGACCCTACCAAAGCTATGGAGTATATCAAAAAGGACTTGGAAATGAGACCAAATAATATTGATATTAATTTGCTTTTGGCAAAGATTTATACTTTTTCCAAAGATAAAGAAAAAGCAGAATTTGCTATTGAGAAAGCCATGGCAACAAATTCTAAGAATCCTGAAATTATTGAAATTAGTAATGAGCTAAAAGCATTGTAA
- a CDS encoding TonB-dependent receptor plug domain-containing protein, with amino-acid sequence MKKIPYLILVFIVFVNDISMAQFSGRILDSDQLPIQDVIILNLRTSGHIHSDAFGNFSDPNAKDDDQYQFSHLGYKTDTIQFDAANTEKLTVVLESTYVQLSQVDVSEPLNNNLQKIDLNFNPVQNTQELLRKVPGLFIAQHAGGGKAEQMFLRGFDIDHGTDVNIMVDQLLPVNMVSHAHGQGYADLHFIIPETVQSSNFQKGSYNASKGNFATAGFVDFKLKERISQNSIIFETGKFQFNRIATLLKLINKQKSSSYIAAEYLTSDGYFESPQDFVKFNGLLKYQYQLNEKSGLKFTGTYFDTKWNASGQIPTREVESGRLGRFGAIDPNEGGQTDRKNLMLEYYFAGRAHENFKIAAFVSDYNFELYSNFTFFLNDSINGDQIKQKEKRKILGVEATYQNNLAGLDYSFSFGNRTDLVRGSELSNTKNRTEILERKAFGNLSETDFYGVVKLYWTKAKWEINVQSRFDLFSIAYEDLLRLSDNKGQHSEFKASPKFNLNFNANKYMQIYFNSGLGFHSNDTRLINQNQNPNVLTQSTNLDLGMQLRPLDNLLFHLGIWYIDLEDELVYVGDEAVVESSGHTRRTGLEAGFRSQLWKYIALDADVSYTIAKTTDDPEGANFVPLAAKWCSSGGISLLNFKQFSGGIRYRHLGDRPANEDYSLTAIGYTLLDANINYSFRNLQFGIIAENLLNTNWNEAQFTTESRLKNEAQSVEEIHFTPGIPFNIKFKIEAKF; translated from the coding sequence ATGAAAAAGATACCTTACCTAATCCTTGTATTTATTGTATTCGTAAATGATATTTCAATGGCCCAATTTTCAGGTCGAATTTTGGATTCAGATCAACTGCCTATCCAGGATGTGATCATCCTAAATTTAAGAACTTCAGGCCATATTCATTCCGATGCATTTGGAAATTTTTCAGATCCAAACGCTAAAGATGATGATCAGTACCAATTCTCCCATCTAGGATATAAGACTGATACCATCCAGTTTGATGCTGCGAACACAGAAAAATTAACAGTTGTCCTAGAATCAACTTATGTACAATTAAGTCAGGTGGATGTGTCCGAACCCTTAAACAATAACTTGCAAAAAATAGATCTCAATTTTAATCCGGTTCAAAATACACAAGAGTTACTGAGAAAAGTTCCGGGACTATTTATTGCCCAACATGCTGGAGGAGGAAAGGCTGAACAGATGTTTTTACGTGGTTTTGACATTGATCATGGGACTGATGTCAATATTATGGTAGATCAACTCTTGCCTGTAAATATGGTTTCTCACGCCCACGGACAAGGTTATGCGGATTTGCATTTTATAATTCCAGAAACAGTTCAAAGTAGCAATTTTCAAAAAGGATCCTACAATGCATCCAAAGGAAATTTTGCCACGGCTGGTTTTGTTGATTTTAAACTAAAGGAAAGGATTAGTCAAAATTCCATTATTTTTGAAACTGGAAAATTTCAATTCAATCGAATCGCAACTTTATTAAAGTTAATCAATAAGCAAAAATCAAGCTCTTATATAGCAGCCGAATATTTAACATCCGATGGATATTTTGAAAGTCCGCAAGATTTTGTAAAATTCAATGGGCTATTAAAATATCAGTATCAACTAAATGAAAAAAGCGGTCTAAAATTTACTGGTACTTATTTTGACACCAAATGGAATGCTTCAGGTCAAATACCAACCAGAGAAGTAGAATCTGGAAGATTGGGTAGATTTGGGGCCATCGATCCAAATGAAGGTGGTCAGACTGATCGCAAGAACCTAATGCTGGAGTATTATTTTGCAGGCCGTGCACATGAGAATTTTAAGATAGCAGCTTTTGTTTCTGACTATAATTTCGAACTGTATTCTAATTTTACTTTTTTCCTAAATGACAGTATCAACGGGGATCAAATAAAGCAAAAAGAAAAAAGAAAGATATTGGGAGTGGAGGCTACTTACCAAAACAACTTGGCTGGTTTGGATTACAGTTTTAGTTTTGGTAACAGAACAGATTTGGTAAGAGGTAGCGAATTATCCAATACTAAAAATAGAACAGAAATATTGGAAAGGAAAGCTTTTGGAAATTTAAGTGAAACGGATTTTTATGGAGTTGTTAAATTATATTGGACCAAAGCTAAATGGGAAATAAATGTACAAAGCAGATTTGATTTATTTAGTATTGCTTACGAGGATTTGTTAAGACTTTCAGATAATAAAGGCCAGCACTCTGAATTTAAAGCTTCACCAAAATTCAACCTAAATTTCAATGCCAATAAATATATGCAGATTTATTTTAATAGTGGATTGGGATTTCACTCCAATGACACACGATTGATTAACCAAAATCAGAATCCAAATGTATTAACTCAAAGTACAAATCTTGATTTGGGAATGCAGCTTCGGCCACTTGATAATTTATTATTTCATTTGGGAATTTGGTATATTGATCTGGAAGATGAATTGGTGTATGTTGGTGATGAAGCCGTTGTGGAATCTAGCGGTCATACAAGAAGAACAGGTCTTGAAGCTGGATTTCGATCACAATTATGGAAGTATATTGCCTTAGACGCGGATGTTTCATATACTATTGCAAAAACGACCGATGATCCTGAAGGCGCAAATTTTGTACCCTTAGCTGCAAAGTGGTGTTCATCAGGAGGAATTAGTCTGCTTAATTTTAAGCAATTCTCCGGAGGCATAAGATATAGACACTTAGGTGACAGACCTGCCAACGAAGACTATAGTCTAACAGCGATAGGATACACACTACTTGATGCAAATATTAATTATAGTTTTAGAAATCTCCAGTTCGGGATAATAGCGGAGAACTTATTGAATACAAATTGGAATGAAGCGCAGTTTACCACTGAATCAAGATTGAAAAATGAAGCACAATCCGTAGAGGAGATTCACTTTACACCAGGTATTCCATTTAATATCAAATTTAAAATCGAAGCTAAATTTTAG
- a CDS encoding gliding motility-associated C-terminal domain-containing protein — protein MMHARKFLICAFLPITIGFLTKSGLIAQPTYPMQNAVVRDCEGILTHSEAGEDKNYDHNEDFTFTICVPGATSITLDFEFFATERTYDLMTIYEGPNKNGPVISTLSGILNPPPRITVKGDCVTIHFKSDDNITANGWKMHWKVQFVLPPPPTLKVTAPTACPLTELTFEFGYPVPCDQIIPGNFSLLGPGGSKIIFAEALDCVNGKATKFKLQFDPPLDRPVNYRVSFTYKYIDECGTEHLLNTSVLFSLNNCPFTVEILMPMGAACKGACTDLEAMATGNAKQKFRYRWLPGGQTSPSIRVCDTVPMQYRVIAIDSASGVMDTADFLYTPLDIPKILNPISDTVCASAADWKYQIDIPGGDFFSRTIPNQHRKTGIYEFWRHAAGNKLSTDTVVYIAPNGCKVSDIVHIYPIDAGADIKLCLGSPAIQISGGTPAGGYWTGPGIQPNGSFDPSVVGQFDFIYTAPNGCSDIRSVFVHPNPRILNPVPDTVCASMADWRYQVSIPKGDFYSSVIPSSQRKSGIYEFWRLSSGDTLRSDTVTYIDPNGCQVRDTFMIIPVSAGSTQSVCHLTPVFKLTGGSPMGGFWSGPYTDSLGNFNPQDTGSFIVTYHATNGCSAKKSVRVNANPIILNPIADTICASAANWQYQVNLPGGTYSATAIPAAQNKSGIYEFWRWAQANQTQRDIVTYTAPGGCTIKDTFYIHPVFAGLVEAACQGSMPFQLSGGRPTGGFWTGSNVDSSGIFNPIKSGSYTLNYKAPNGCISSKTVNVADSIGLNLIDTLCNLENINLVFTPVGGRWSGPGITDSIAGKLDATKAIANQWNTYRYRLNGCEKNISVFITKPDAGPDTSLCLGVSTLNLPLKGRWSGPGVYDPLTNTFDISSLASGIHSFKISFKNCRDSFKLNIHDVRLDSSQSRLFCPAMDTIDLVNLLNPSEGPGIFSGTGVAYPDSLWKFLPTLAGPGKHDIVYKAFGCVDTIDIEVEIPISFSAYKFCDRSPPTVLKVIPSGGEWSGTGFLDESAGLFDPELSGLGIHPVIYTSPAGCKAQALVEVEAWEQVRIGGIDPQYCFKNQDIPVLLNPSGGEFFINGLPSAPIINPARLGSGIWELYYTRGEGNCASSEKTFIKILPAIHKKSSSENDSICIGQRATISIDASGGQGGLIYTWDHGLGFGSSHIVEPVQDSWFLVTVTDGCSDPLVDSVFIRVFPRFPMDTISGPPVCFGEKTFLELKLDTADYEIVWQTSPQKKGARLDGDPGIYGVEIKEKSTGCRQRTTVTLPGSAPLAANFGLTPNQPCIDIVENTVEILDLSFGYTDGTIDFGDGSPLVDIKSPGSLVHQYSDTGNFVIKMHVINDIGCEDEFEREVCVKNVVRIFIPSLFSPNNDGKQDIFEIFHIGVEILHWAVYDRYGARVFESKDGMDKWDGTFRGMHVVEGVYVVVIEYFNPDKGKKEIFISDVTILR, from the coding sequence ATGATGCACGCACGAAAGTTTCTCATTTGTGCGTTTCTGCCCATTACAATTGGTTTTTTAACAAAATCGGGACTTATTGCTCAACCGACCTACCCGATGCAAAATGCAGTCGTTCGCGATTGCGAAGGGATCCTGACCCACAGTGAAGCCGGTGAGGATAAAAACTATGATCATAACGAAGACTTTACCTTTACCATCTGTGTACCAGGAGCAACTTCTATCACCTTGGACTTTGAATTCTTCGCTACCGAAAGGACTTACGATCTGATGACTATCTACGAAGGACCCAATAAAAATGGTCCTGTTATTTCAACACTCAGTGGAATTCTGAATCCACCACCGCGCATTACAGTCAAAGGCGATTGTGTGACCATACACTTTAAAAGCGACGACAACATCACTGCCAATGGCTGGAAAATGCATTGGAAAGTTCAATTTGTATTACCACCACCCCCGACACTCAAGGTAACCGCCCCCACGGCATGTCCCTTAACCGAACTCACCTTTGAATTTGGATATCCGGTACCCTGTGATCAGATTATTCCCGGCAATTTCAGTCTTTTAGGACCCGGAGGTTCCAAAATCATCTTTGCGGAAGCCTTGGACTGCGTAAACGGAAAGGCGACCAAGTTCAAATTACAATTTGACCCTCCATTGGACAGACCGGTTAACTATAGGGTAAGTTTTACCTACAAGTATATTGATGAATGTGGTACTGAGCATTTGTTGAACACCAGCGTTTTGTTCAGTTTGAACAACTGCCCTTTTACTGTGGAGATCCTGATGCCTATGGGGGCAGCATGCAAAGGAGCCTGTACCGATTTGGAAGCTATGGCCACAGGTAATGCCAAACAGAAATTCCGCTATCGATGGCTGCCGGGAGGTCAGACCAGTCCATCGATTCGGGTATGTGATACAGTTCCCATGCAATATAGAGTCATCGCCATAGACAGCGCCTCAGGTGTGATGGATACAGCAGATTTCTTGTACACTCCTCTGGATATACCAAAAATTCTAAATCCCATTTCTGATACAGTCTGCGCATCTGCTGCGGATTGGAAATACCAAATTGACATTCCCGGTGGTGATTTCTTTTCCCGAACAATACCGAATCAGCATCGTAAAACAGGTATATACGAATTTTGGCGGCATGCGGCCGGAAACAAGTTAAGCACGGATACGGTGGTCTACATCGCCCCCAATGGTTGTAAGGTTTCCGACATTGTGCACATTTATCCCATAGATGCCGGTGCAGACATTAAACTCTGTCTTGGCTCACCTGCGATACAGATCAGCGGGGGTACCCCGGCTGGAGGGTATTGGACAGGACCAGGCATCCAGCCCAATGGGAGTTTCGACCCTTCTGTGGTAGGTCAGTTTGACTTTATTTATACTGCACCCAATGGTTGTTCCGATATCCGATCGGTTTTTGTTCACCCCAACCCAAGAATCCTCAATCCTGTACCTGATACGGTCTGTGCCTCAATGGCAGACTGGCGGTACCAGGTCAGTATTCCCAAAGGTGATTTTTATTCCTCTGTTATCCCATCCAGCCAGCGTAAGTCCGGAATTTATGAATTCTGGAGGCTCTCTTCCGGTGACACTTTGCGTAGCGATACGGTCACTTATATTGACCCAAATGGCTGCCAGGTCCGGGACACCTTTATGATCATCCCGGTCTCTGCAGGAAGTACTCAGTCTGTATGTCACTTGACTCCTGTTTTTAAATTGACGGGAGGATCGCCAATGGGTGGATTTTGGTCGGGTCCATACACCGATTCATTAGGAAATTTCAACCCTCAGGATACAGGCAGCTTTATAGTGACTTATCATGCCACCAATGGATGCTCTGCAAAAAAATCCGTAAGGGTCAACGCAAATCCCATTATTCTGAATCCTATCGCAGATACCATCTGCGCCTCTGCTGCCAACTGGCAATATCAGGTCAACCTGCCCGGTGGGACTTATTCTGCAACCGCTATTCCTGCAGCCCAAAACAAGAGTGGAATATATGAATTCTGGAGATGGGCGCAAGCCAACCAAACACAAAGAGACATTGTGACCTATACGGCCCCTGGAGGTTGTACCATTAAAGATACCTTTTACATTCATCCTGTTTTTGCCGGACTTGTTGAAGCTGCCTGTCAGGGCAGTATGCCTTTTCAACTCAGCGGGGGTAGACCAACCGGAGGATTTTGGACAGGTTCAAATGTCGATTCCAGTGGTATTTTTAATCCAATAAAAAGTGGCAGCTATACTTTAAATTATAAGGCTCCAAATGGATGTATTTCCAGCAAAACCGTCAACGTAGCTGACAGTATTGGACTTAACCTTATCGACACTCTTTGCAACCTGGAAAACATCAACCTGGTATTCACCCCAGTCGGAGGCAGATGGAGCGGTCCGGGTATTACAGACAGCATTGCAGGAAAGTTAGATGCCACCAAGGCTATTGCCAATCAATGGAACACCTATCGCTACCGTCTCAATGGCTGTGAAAAAAACATCAGTGTATTTATCACCAAACCAGATGCAGGACCAGACACATCCCTTTGCCTTGGTGTTTCCACACTTAATCTGCCTCTTAAAGGGCGCTGGTCCGGACCAGGGGTATACGATCCTTTGACTAACACATTTGATATTTCTTCTCTTGCATCGGGTATACATTCCTTCAAGATCAGCTTTAAAAATTGCCGGGATTCGTTCAAACTAAACATCCACGATGTGAGATTGGATTCAAGCCAGTCTCGGCTTTTCTGTCCCGCTATGGATACCATCGATCTTGTGAATTTACTAAACCCATCCGAAGGCCCGGGGATTTTTAGTGGAACTGGAGTAGCCTATCCCGATAGCCTATGGAAGTTCTTACCAACGTTGGCAGGACCTGGAAAACATGATATCGTCTATAAAGCTTTTGGTTGTGTGGATACTATAGATATTGAAGTGGAAATCCCCATTAGCTTCTCTGCCTACAAATTTTGCGACCGTAGCCCCCCTACTGTTCTCAAAGTTATTCCTTCGGGAGGAGAATGGAGTGGAACGGGATTCCTGGACGAATCTGCAGGATTATTTGATCCTGAACTTTCAGGTCTAGGAATTCATCCAGTGATCTATACCAGTCCTGCAGGATGTAAGGCTCAGGCTTTGGTTGAGGTAGAAGCTTGGGAACAAGTGCGCATTGGTGGGATTGATCCTCAATACTGTTTCAAGAACCAGGACATACCTGTTTTGCTTAATCCTTCAGGTGGTGAATTTTTTATTAACGGATTACCATCGGCACCAATAATCAATCCGGCCCGACTGGGCTCAGGCATCTGGGAACTGTATTATACGCGTGGGGAAGGCAATTGTGCTTCTTCCGAGAAAACATTTATCAAAATCTTACCTGCCATCCACAAAAAATCCTCCAGTGAAAATGATTCCATTTGCATTGGCCAAAGAGCAACGATCTCGATCGATGCCAGTGGCGGTCAGGGTGGACTGATTTATACCTGGGATCATGGCCTGGGCTTTGGCAGCAGTCACATTGTTGAGCCTGTGCAGGATAGCTGGTTCCTGGTGACAGTCACCGATGGTTGTTCGGATCCTTTGGTGGACAGTGTATTTATAAGGGTTTTTCCACGCTTTCCTATGGATACAATCAGTGGCCCACCGGTATGCTTCGGCGAAAAGACTTTCCTGGAATTAAAGCTGGATACTGCAGATTACGAAATTGTGTGGCAGACTAGTCCTCAGAAAAAAGGTGCCAGACTGGATGGGGATCCCGGCATCTATGGTGTAGAGATAAAAGAAAAATCTACAGGATGCCGACAAAGAACTACTGTGACCCTTCCCGGATCAGCTCCTCTTGCAGCTAACTTTGGTCTCACACCCAACCAACCTTGCATAGACATCGTGGAAAATACAGTGGAGATACTGGATCTATCTTTTGGATATACAGATGGAACCATAGACTTTGGCGATGGTTCGCCACTGGTGGACATTAAGTCACCCGGGTCCCTCGTACATCAATACTCAGACACTGGCAATTTTGTGATCAAAATGCATGTAATTAATGATATTGGGTGTGAAGATGAATTTGAACGCGAGGTCTGTGTTAAAAATGTGGTTCGGATTTTTATCCCAAGCCTCTTCAGTCCAAATAACGATGGCAAACAGGATATTTTTGAGATCTTTCACATCGGAGTGGAAATTTTACACTGGGCTGTTTACGACCGGTATGGCGCACGTGTATTTGAATCTAAAGACGGAATGGACAAATGGGATGGCACTTTCCGTGGCATGCATGTGGTAGAAGGAGTTTATGTAGTAGTCATCGAATACTTCAATCCAGACAAAGGCAAGAAGGAAATATTTATAAGTGATGTGACTATCCTAAGATAA